Proteins from a genomic interval of Medicago truncatula cultivar Jemalong A17 chromosome 3, MtrunA17r5.0-ANR, whole genome shotgun sequence:
- the LOC11435958 gene encoding beta-glucosidase BoGH3B, whose protein sequence is MGKSSITVVGVLLLCFLVSFSEAEYRKYKDPKVPLNRRIKDLMSRMTLEEKIGQMTQLERSVATPEAMTKYFIGSVLSGGGSVPAEKASAETWVKMVNQIQNAALSTPLGIPMIYGIDAVHGHNNVYNATIFPHNVGLGVTRDPVLIKKIGEATALEVRATGIPYVFAPCIAVCRDPRWGRCYESYSEDPKIVKTMTEIIPGLQGDIPGNSRKGTPFVAGKNKVAACAKHFVGDGGTTKGINENNTVISYKGLLGIHMPAYYDSVIKGVSTVMISYTSWNGKKMHANRDLVTGYLKNKLRFRGFVISDWQGIDRITSPPHANYSYSVEAGVSAGIDMIMVPYNFTEFIDDLTFQVKNNIIPISRIDDAVARILRVKFTMGLFENPLADLSLINQLGSKEHRELAREAVRKSLVLLKNGKYANKPLLPLPKKASKVLVAGSHADNLGNQCGGWTITWQGLSGSDLTTGTTILDGIKQTVDPATEVVYNENPDANFIKSNKFSYAIVIVGEKPYAETFGDSLNLTIAEPGPSTITNVCGSIQCVVVLVTGRPVVIQPYLSKIDALVAAWLPGTEGQGVADVLYGDFEFTGKLARTWFKTVDQLPMNVGDKHYDPLFPFGFGLTTNLTKY, encoded by the exons ATGGGGAAATCTTCAATCACTGTAGTGGGGGTTCTGCTGCTGTGTTTTCTGGTTTCATTTTCAGAAGCAGAATATAGAAAGTATAAAGATCCTAAAGTGCCATTGAATAGAAGAATCAAAGATTTAATGAGTAGAATGACTTTGGAGGAAAAGATTGGTCAAATGACTCAGCTTGAAAGGAGTGTTGCTACTCCTGAAGCTATGACCAAGTACTTCATTG GGAGTGTGCTAAGTGGGGGAGGGAGTGTTCCAGCTGAGAAGGCATCTGCTGAGACTTGGGTGAAAATGGTGAATCAGATCCAAAATGCAGCTTTATCTACTCCTCTTGGGATTCCAATGATTTATGGGATAGATGCTGTTCATGGTCACAATAATGTCTACAATGCTACTATTTTTCCTCACAATGTTGGTCTTGGAGTTACCAG GGATCCAGTGCTAATAAAAAAGATTGGAGAAGCAACTGCCCTTGAAGTTAGAGCTACTGGAATTCCATATGTGTTTGCTCCATGTATCGCG GTCTGCAGAGATCCAAGGTGGGGACGTTGCTATGAAAGCTACAGTGAGGATCCTAAGATTGTTAAAACTATGACTGAAATTATACCTGGTCTTCAAGGAGATATTCCTGGCAATTCCAGAAAGGGAACTCCCTTTGTTGCTGGAAA GAACAAGGTTGCAGCTTGTGCCAAGCACTTCGTGGGAGATGGTGGCACAACCAAGGGTATCAATGAGAACAATACTGTGATAAGCTACAAAGGATTGCTCGGAATTCACATGCCGGCATACTATGACTCAGTTATCAAGGGTGTTTCAACAGTTATGATCTCCTACACTAGCTGGAATGGGAAAAAGATGCATGCTAACCGTGATCTTGTCACTGGTTACCTCAAGAACAAACTGCGGTTCAGG GGTTTTGTCATATCAGATTGGCAGGGTATTGACCGAATTACCTCTCCTCCTCATGCTAACTATTCATACTCTGTTGAAGCTGGTGTCAGTGCTGGAATTGATAtg ATTATGGTTCCCTATAACTTTACTGAGTTCATTGATGACCTAACCTTTCAAGTAAAGAACAATATCATCCCAATTAGCAGGATTGATGATGCTGTGGCAAGAATCTTAAGGGTAAAATTTACCATGGGCCTTTTTGAAAATCCACTCGCTGATCTAAGCCTCATAAACCAATTGGGTAGCAAG GAACATAGAGAGTTAGCAAGAGAAGCTGTTCGGAAATCCCTAGTGTTGCTAAAGAATGGTAAATATGCAAACAAGCCACTGCTTCCCCTTCCCAAGAAAGCCTCGAAAGTCTTGGTTGCAGGAAGTCATGCCGACAATTTGGGTAATCAATGTGGTGGATGGACAATTACTTGGCAGGGACTTAGTGGTAGTGATCTTACAACAG GTACAACCATCCTTGATGGTATAAAACAAACAGTTGATCCTGCAACTGAAGTTGTCTACAATGAAAATCCTGATGCTAATTTTATCAAGTCAAACAAATTTTCCTATGCCATAGTTATTGTGGGAGAAAAACCTTATGCTGAAACATTTGGTGACAGTTTGAATCTAACAATAGCCGAGCCAGGTCCAAGCACCATCACCAATGTATGTGGCTCAATTCAATGTGTAGTTGTTCTTGTCACTGGGCGCCCGGTTGTGATTCAGCCATATCTATCAAAAATTGATGCACTTGTGGCTGCATGGCTTCCTGGCACTGAAGGCCAAGGTGTTGCCGACGTTCTCTATGGTGACTTTGAATTCACTGGCAAACTGGCAAGGACATGGTTCAAGACAGTAGACCAGCTTCCAATGAATGTTGGCGATAAACATTATGATCCTCTATTTCCATTTGGATTTGGTTTGACTACAAACCTTACCAAATATTGA
- the LOC11427552 gene encoding disease resistance protein RPV1, with protein MAMQLSMDSSSSFARVVVTPKEFDVFISFCGEDTGRKFTSHLYEALSKKIITFIDDNELEKGDEISSALIKAIEDSSASIVIFSKDYASSKWCLNELVKILECKKDQGQIVIPIFYEIDPSHVRNQNGSYGQAFAKHARDLKQNKEMLKKWKDALTEAANLAGWHSQNYRIESNFIKDIVEDVLKKLNRRYPFEVNMQLVGIEKKYEETESLLKILSNDVRSLGLWGMGGIGKTTLAKDLYAKLCSQFERHCFLENVREESTGHGLNGSRNKLFSTLLGIPRDAPYVETPIFRRRLACEKSLTVLDDVTTLEQVEILNIDNICLGPGSRIIVTTRDKQICNQFNECAIYEVEGLNEDESLEVFCLEAFREKYPKIGYRGLSKRAIGYCGGNPLALKVLGANFRTKSKEAWESELEKLKKIPNGRIHDVLKLSFDDLDRTQQEIFLDIACFFNLELHACFGRDEITTLLNACNFFAVSGIEVLLYKALLTIEHYDQVTMHDLLVEMGREIVRKESLKDPGSRSRLWDPKEVYDLLKYNKGTEVVEVIFFDICDFGDLYLSSASFKSMTNLRYLHILNSLHNIFLTNGRNEGSIVHLHEGLEWLSDKLRYLKWESFPLNSLPASFCAENLVQLSMTNSKLKKLWDGIQKLDNLMKIELDYSKDLVEIPDLSRAPNLELVSLSYCENLCKLHESILTAPKLSYLRLDGCKKIKSLKTNIHSKSLESLSLNNCSSLVEFSVTSENMTGLYLSCTAIQELPSSMWRNRKLTHLNLSKCKKLNIAEKNLPNDPGLESLIFCDLSGCTQINTWNLWFIFHFIRSVKHLRMVNCCNLESLPDNIQNISMLEWLCLDECRKLKFIPKLPVSLRNLSAANCIYVDTGSVQRSMLENMIQRHLTNFRDRSNCFQEFFFLPGDQIPCEFYFQSTEASIVIPPIPKSDLCCLIFCIIFSEGLTFFYNNLCCTIYQHKKEVHQWDTNWGNERTLFSDHVLIICWCHYNKLVELGSERGSDDYNLTFEFKLKEYVDDEEQWSTIEGIKGCGVFPVYDLGLDGSSSSRFETVEIESGVQISDESDQHSNFDIDELQHHATEAEVGKDCGFFLEYDLELRFGLRDDQQ; from the exons ATGGCCATGCAACTAAGtatggattcttcttcttcgtttGCGAGGGTGGTGGTGACTCCAAAAGAGTTTGACGTTTTTATTAGCTTTTGTGGTGAGGATACTGGTAGAAAGTTCACAAGCCATCTTTATGAAGCTCTGAGCAAGAAAATTATAACATTTATAGATGACAATGAGCTTGAAAAAGGAGACGAGATCTCGTCAGCACTGATCAAAGCTATTGAAGATTCGTCTGCATCTATCGTCATCTTCTCAAAAGACTACGCTTCCTCAAAATGGTGCTTGAATGAACTCGTCAAGATTCTAGAATGTAAGAAAGATCAGGGACAGATTGTGATACCGATTTTCTACGAAATAGATCCATCACATGTGAGGAATCAAAATGGAAGTTATGGGCAAGCCTTTGCAAAACATGCACGAGATTTGAAGCAGAACAAAGAAATGTTAAAGAAATGGAAAGATGCTCTAACTGAAGCAGCCAATTTAGCAGGGTGGCACTCTCAAAATTACAG GATTGAATCAAATTTCATTAAGGACATTGTTGAAgatgttttgaaaaaattgaatcgGAGATACCCATTTGAAGTTAATATGCAACTTGTTGGAATTGAGAAAAAGTATGAAGAGACTGAATCATTACTGAAAATTTTGTCAAATGATGTTAGATCACTTGGATTATGGGGAATGGGCGGTATAGGAAAGACCACTCTAGCTAAAGATTTATATGCTAAATTGTGTTCTCAATTTGAACGCCATTGCTTCCTAGAAAATGTAAGGGAAGAATCAACCGGGCATGGACTCAATGGTTCAAGAAACAAACTCTTTTCTACATTGTTGGGGATTCCTCGTGATGCACCTTATGTAGAAACCCCAATTTTTAGAAGAAGACTTGCATGTGAAAAAAGTTTGACTGTGTTGGATGATGTGACAACCTTAGAGCAAGTGGAAATTCTTAACATAGATAATATTTGTTTGGGACCGGGTAGTAGAATCATTGTCACAACTAGAGATAAGCAGATATGTAACCAATTTAATGAATGTGCAATATATGAGGTCGAGGGATTGAACGAAGATGAATCTCTTGAGGTATTCTGTTTGGAGGCTTTCAGAGAAAAATATCCAAAAATTGGGTATAGGGGTCTATCAAAAAGAGCAATTGGCTATTGCGGAGGCAATCCCCTGGCTTTAAAAGTTTTAGGTGCAAATTTCCGTACAAAAAGCAAAGAAGCATGGGAAAGTGAATTGGAAAAGCTCAAAAAGATTCCTAATGGGAGAATTCATGATGTGCTAAAATTGAGTTTCGATGACTTAGATCGTACTCAACAGGAGATATTTTTAGACATTGCATGCTTCTTCAACTTGGAATTACATGCCTGTTTTGGACGAGATGAAATAACAACTCTATTGAATGCTTGCAATTTTTTTGCCGTAAGTGGGATAGAAGTCCTTCTATATAAAGCACTCTTAACTATTGAACATTATGATCAAGTTACAATGCATGATTTGTTAGTAGAAATGGGAAGAGAGATTGTTAGGAAAGAATCTCTTAAAGACCCCGGAAGTAGAAGTCGATTGTGGGATCCTAAGGAAGTGTATGATTTATTGAAATATAACAAG ggAACTGAAGTTGTTGAAGTTATATTTTTCGATATTTGTGACTTTGGGGATCTATACTTGAGCTCTGCTTCATTTAAAAGCATGACCAACTTAAGATATCTTCATATCCTTAATAGTTTACATAATATATTTCTGACAAATGGAAGAAATGAAGGATCCATTGTGCACCTTCATGAAGGTCTTGAGTGGTTGTCTGATAAATTGAGGTACCTTAAATGGGAATCATTCCCACTTAATTCTTTGCCAGCAAGCTTCTGTGCTGAAAATCTTGTACAACTTAGCATGACCAATAGCAAACTTAAAAAGCTATGGGATGGAATTCAG AAACTAGACAATTTGATGAAAATTGAGCTTGATTATTCCAAAGACCTGGTTGAGATACCAGACTTATCTAGGGCGCCAAATCTTGAACTAGTATCTCTTTCCTATTGTGAGAATCTCTGTAAACTCCATGAATCCATTTTGACTGCCCCCAAGCTTAGTTATCTACGTTTAGACGGCTGCAAAAAGATTAAAAGCCTGAAAACcaacattcattcaaaatcTCTTGAATCACTCAGTCTCAATAATTGTTCATCTCTTGTGGAATTTTCTGTGACATCAGAAAATATGACTGGGTTGTATTTATCTTGTACCGCTATACAAGAATTACCCTCATCCATGTGGCGTAATAGAAAACTGACTCATCTCAATCTAAGTAAATGTAAGAAGCTTAACATTGCTGAGAAGAATTTACCAAACGATCCAGGATTGGAGTCTCTTATATTTTGTGACCTGTCAGGATGCACTCAAATCAACACATGGAATCTGTGgttcatatttcatttcatacgATCTGTAAAACACCTAAGGATGGTAAACTGCTGCAACTTAGAAAGTCTCCCTGACAACATCCAAAACATTTCAATGTTGGAATGGCTTTGTTTAGATGAATGCCGGAAACTCAAATTCATACCAAAGCTTCCTGTATCCTTGCGAAACTTGAGTGCTGCTAACTGCATTTACGTGGACACTGGATCTGTTCAACGATCAATGCTTGAGAACATGATACAGAGACACCTCACCAACTTCAGGGATAGATCAAATTGTTTTCAggagttttttttccttcccggTGACCAAATTCCGTGCGAgttttattttcaatcaacaGAGGCCTCGATAGTTATTCCTCCTATTCCAAAATCTGAtttgtgttgtttaattttttgcatCATTTTCTCTGAGGGCTTAACTTTTTTCTACAACAACCTTTGTTGTACTATCTATCAACACAAAAAAGAAGTCCACCAATGGGATACAAATTGGGGGAATGAACGTACACTATTTTCAGATCATGTATTGATaatttgttggtgtcattataACAAATTGGTTGAGTTGGGGAGTGAAAGAGGAAGTGATGATTACAACCTTACATTTGAATTCAAATTGAAAGAATATGTTGATGACGAGGAACAATGGTCAACTATTGAGGGGATAAAGGGTTGTGGGGTCTTCCCTGTATATGACTTAGGGCTGGATGGTAGTAGCAGCAGTAGATTTGAAACTGTTGAAATCGAATCCGGTGTTCAAATCTCTGATGAGTCTGATCAACATTCAAACTTTGATATTGATGAGCTGCAACACCATGCAACTGAAGCTGAAGTCGGAAAAGATTGTGGGTTCTTCCTTGAATATGACTTGGAACTTAGGTTCGGGCTGCGAGATGACCAACAATAA
- the LOC112420231 gene encoding disease resistance protein RPV1, with protein sequence MAMLQNFEASSIVVSPKKFDVFISFRGEGTRRNFTGHLYDALSKKVIIFMDDGDLEKGDEISSSLIKAIEESYTSIVIFSKDYASSKWCLNELVKILECKKDLGQIVIPVFFGINPSDVRFQLGSFGEAFLKHEQDLQLSRSNLHKWKDVLTGQTFIKREQDLEHSKDKLQKWKDALFEVANLAGSDYRNCRQVK encoded by the coding sequence ATGGCTATGCTGCAAAATTTTGAAGCTTCTTCTATTGTGGTGTCTCCGAAAAAATTTGACGTTTTTATTAGTTTTCGTGGTGAGGGCACTCGTAGAAACTTCACAGGCCATCTCTACGATGCTCTGAGCAAGAAGGTTATAATATTTATGGACGACGGTGATCTTGAAAAAGGAGATGagatatcatcatcactaatcaAAGCCATTGAGGAGTCATACACATCTATAGTCATCTTTTCAAAAGATTATGCTTCTTCAAAATGGTGCTTGAATGAACTCGTCAAAATTCTAGAATGCAAAAAAGATTTGGGACAAATTGTGATACCTGTTTTCTTCGGAATAAATCCATCGGATGTTAGATTTCAGCTTGGGAGTTTTGGGGAAGCTTTTCTAAAACACGAACAAGATTTGCAACTTAGTAGAAGCAACTTGCACAAATGGAAAGATGTTCTAACTGGGCAAACTTTTATAAAACGGGAGCAAGATTTAGAGCATAGTAAAGACAAGTTGCAAAAATGGAAAGACGCTCTTTTTGAAGTAGCCAACTTAGCTGGTTCGGACTATCGAAATTGCAGgcaagtaaaataa